The following is a genomic window from Anaerotignum faecicola.
TAACAAGGACCGCCTTGTATATCTTCCACAGGATAGCCTTCCGGTACTTAAAAACTATAAAGAACGTCAGGAAATGCTTTTCCCCGGAATTGACTGGGCTTTTCCGGGAAAAGATCCACATAAGCCTGTTTCGTGCTCTGGAGTAGAATCAAGTTTTAACCGCCATTGGGCTATGCTTCCGGTTGCCAAGACGATTGATAAACATCCGACACCCCACTGTTTACGCCATGCTTTTGTAGTAGAGAGATTTAATGAGTGGATGCATCAGGGAATTGATACAAACACTATGCTCCCATATTTAAGCAGATACCTTG
Proteins encoded in this region:
- a CDS encoding tyrosine-type recombinase/integrase, whose product is NKDRLVYLPQDSLPVLKNYKERQEMLFPGIDWAFPGKDPHKPVSCSGVESSFNRHWAMLPVAKTIDKHPTPHCLRHAFVVERFNEWMHQGIDTNTMLPYLSRYLGHKSPDETYYYYHLVEKAFDTIREKDSVSGKVIPEVIPYEE